Proteins from a single region of Streptomyces spectabilis:
- a CDS encoding APC family permease — MSKLTDVPKRILIGRALRSDRLGETLLPKRIALPVFASDPLSSVAYAPGEVLLVLSIAGASAYHYSPWIAVAVVVLMFTVVASYRQNVHAYPSGGGDYEVANTNLGPKAGLTVASALLVDYVLTVAVSISSGIENLGSAVPFVVEHKVLCAVAVIVLLTLMNLRGVKESGKLFAIPTYVFVVGVFLMIAWGAFRGFVLDDTMKAPTADFEIKAEHQGIAGFALVFLLLRAFSSGCAALTGVEAISNGVPAFRKPKSKNAATTLALMGALAVTMFCGIIGLAMATNVHMAEKPAKDLLENGVPVGGDYVQNPVISQVAEAVFGNGSFLFIVLAAATALVLFLAANTAYNGFPLLGSILAQDRYLPRQLHTRGDRLAFSNGIVLLAGAAALLVWVYGADSTRLIQLYIVGVFVSFTLSQIGMVRHWNRHLSTEQDPGKRRHMVRSRAINTFGAFFTGLVLIVVLVTKFTHGAWVALLGMVIFYATMTAIRRHYDRVSEEIAAPEGPTDDSVRPSRVHSIVLVSKIHKPTLRALAYAKLMRTDTLEALSVNVDPAETKALRAEWERRGISVPLKVLDSPYREITRPIIEYVKSLRRESPRDAVSVIIPEYVVGHWYEHLLHNQSALRLKGRLLFTPGVMVTSVPYQLESSEAAKKRARRRQEWNAPGSVRRGPVEKRAKEKSGKG, encoded by the coding sequence GTGTCCAAACTGACCGACGTGCCCAAACGGATCCTCATCGGGCGCGCACTGCGCAGCGACCGGCTGGGAGAAACGCTCCTGCCGAAGCGCATCGCCCTCCCTGTGTTCGCGTCCGACCCGCTGTCCTCCGTCGCGTACGCGCCCGGCGAGGTGCTGCTCGTCCTGTCGATCGCGGGCGCGTCGGCGTACCACTACAGCCCCTGGATCGCCGTCGCGGTCGTCGTGCTGATGTTCACCGTCGTGGCGTCGTACCGGCAGAACGTGCACGCGTACCCGAGCGGCGGCGGCGACTACGAGGTCGCCAACACCAACCTCGGCCCCAAGGCGGGTCTGACCGTCGCGAGCGCCCTGCTCGTCGACTACGTCCTGACCGTCGCCGTGTCCATCTCCTCCGGCATCGAGAACCTCGGCTCCGCGGTCCCCTTCGTGGTCGAGCACAAGGTGCTCTGCGCGGTCGCCGTCATCGTGCTGCTCACGCTGATGAACCTGCGCGGTGTGAAGGAGTCCGGGAAGCTCTTCGCGATCCCGACGTACGTCTTCGTCGTCGGCGTCTTCCTGATGATCGCCTGGGGCGCCTTCCGCGGCTTCGTCCTCGACGACACCATGAAGGCCCCGACCGCCGACTTCGAGATCAAGGCCGAGCACCAGGGCATCGCGGGCTTCGCCCTCGTCTTCCTGCTGCTCCGCGCCTTCTCCTCCGGCTGCGCCGCGCTCACCGGCGTCGAGGCGATCAGCAACGGCGTGCCCGCCTTCCGCAAGCCCAAGTCCAAGAACGCCGCGACGACGCTCGCGCTCATGGGCGCCCTCGCCGTCACCATGTTCTGCGGCATCATCGGCCTGGCCATGGCGACCAACGTCCACATGGCCGAGAAGCCCGCCAAGGACCTCCTGGAGAACGGCGTCCCCGTCGGCGGCGACTACGTCCAGAACCCGGTGATCTCGCAGGTCGCCGAGGCGGTCTTCGGCAACGGCAGCTTCCTGTTCATCGTGCTCGCCGCGGCCACCGCCCTCGTCCTCTTCCTCGCCGCCAACACGGCGTACAACGGCTTCCCGCTGCTCGGCTCGATCCTCGCGCAGGACCGCTATCTGCCGCGCCAGCTGCACACCCGCGGTGACCGCCTCGCGTTCTCCAACGGCATCGTGCTCCTCGCGGGCGCCGCGGCGCTGCTCGTCTGGGTCTACGGCGCGGACTCGACCCGGCTGATCCAGCTCTACATCGTCGGCGTCTTCGTCTCCTTCACGCTCAGCCAGATCGGCATGGTCCGGCACTGGAACCGCCATCTGTCCACGGAGCAGGACCCGGGCAAGCGCCGCCACATGGTCCGCTCCCGCGCGATCAACACCTTCGGCGCCTTCTTCACGGGCCTGGTCCTGATCGTCGTCCTCGTCACCAAGTTCACGCACGGCGCCTGGGTCGCGCTGCTCGGCATGGTCATCTTCTACGCGACGATGACCGCGATCCGCCGCCACTACGACCGCGTCTCCGAGGAGATCGCGGCCCCCGAGGGCCCGACCGACGACAGCGTCCGCCCCTCCCGGGTGCACTCCATCGTCCTCGTCTCCAAGATCCACAAGCCGACGCTGCGCGCCCTCGCGTACGCCAAGCTGATGCGCACGGACACCCTGGAGGCGCTGAGCGTCAACGTCGACCCGGCGGAGACCAAGGCCCTGCGCGCCGAGTGGGAGCGACGCGGCATCTCCGTGCCCCTGAAGGTCCTCGACTCGCCGTACCGGGAGATCACCCGCCCGATCATCGAGTACGTGAAGTCGCTGCGCCGCGAGAGCCCGCGCGACGCCGTGAGCGTGATCATCCCCGAGTACGTGGTCGGCCACTGGTACGAGCACCTCCTCCACAACCAGAGCGCCCTGCGCCTCAAGGGCAGGCTGCTCTTCACCCCCGGCGTGATGGTCACGTCCGTCCCCTACCAGCTGGAGTCCTCCGAGGCCGCGAAGAAGCGGGCCCGCAGGCGGCAGGAGTGGAACGCGCCGGGGTCGGTGCGGAGGGGCCCCGTGGAGAAGCGGGCCAAGGAGAAGAGCGGCAAGGGCTGA
- a CDS encoding class I SAM-dependent RNA methyltransferase: MQAEPKNSLVGEEYEVEVGPVAHGGHCIARTAEGRVLFVRHTLPGEKIVARVTEGDESSRFLRADAVTVLEPAKDRVTAPCPYAGPGRCGGCDWQHAKPGAQRRLKGEVIAEQLQRLAGLTPEEAGWDGTVMPAEGDKLPAGEVPQWRTRVQYAVDAESGRAGLRRHRSHEIEPVDHCMIAAPGVSELGIEQRGWSGMESVEAIAATGSQDRQVILTPRPGERLPIVELDKPVSVMRVGEKDGGVHRVHGRPFVRERADGRTYRVGSGGFWQVHPKAADTLVTAVMQGLLPRKGETALDLYCGVGLFAGAIADRVGDEGAVLGIESSKRAVEDARHNLTAFDRVRIEQGKVESVLPRTGITEVDLIVLDPPRAGAGKSTVSHLAGLGARRIAYVACDPAALARDLGYFREGGYRVRMLRAFDLFPMTHHVECVAILEPAEKGL, from the coding sequence ATGCAGGCAGAACCGAAGAATTCACTGGTGGGGGAGGAGTACGAGGTCGAGGTCGGCCCCGTCGCCCACGGCGGCCACTGCATCGCCCGTACGGCCGAGGGCCGCGTCCTCTTCGTACGCCACACCCTGCCCGGCGAGAAGATCGTCGCGCGCGTCACGGAGGGCGACGAGTCCTCCCGCTTCCTGCGTGCCGACGCGGTGACGGTCCTCGAACCGGCCAAGGACCGCGTGACCGCCCCCTGCCCCTACGCCGGCCCCGGCCGCTGCGGCGGCTGCGACTGGCAGCACGCCAAGCCGGGCGCGCAGCGCCGCCTCAAGGGCGAGGTCATCGCCGAGCAGCTGCAGCGGCTCGCGGGCCTGACGCCCGAGGAGGCGGGCTGGGACGGCACGGTGATGCCCGCGGAGGGCGACAAGCTCCCGGCGGGCGAGGTCCCGCAGTGGCGCACCCGCGTCCAGTACGCGGTGGACGCCGAGTCCGGCCGCGCGGGCCTGCGCCGCCACCGCTCCCACGAGATCGAGCCGGTCGACCACTGCATGATCGCGGCGCCGGGCGTCAGCGAGCTGGGCATCGAGCAGCGCGGGTGGTCGGGCATGGAGTCGGTCGAGGCGATCGCGGCGACGGGCTCGCAGGACCGCCAGGTGATCCTGACCCCGCGCCCCGGGGAGCGCCTGCCCATCGTCGAACTCGACAAGCCGGTCTCCGTCATGCGGGTCGGCGAGAAGGACGGCGGGGTCCACCGCGTCCACGGCCGCCCCTTCGTCCGCGAGCGCGCGGACGGCCGTACGTACCGCGTGGGCAGCGGCGGCTTCTGGCAGGTCCACCCCAAGGCGGCGGACACCCTGGTGACGGCGGTCATGCAGGGCCTCCTCCCGCGCAAGGGCGAGACGGCCCTCGACCTGTACTGCGGCGTCGGCCTCTTCGCGGGCGCCATCGCCGACCGCGTCGGCGACGAGGGCGCCGTCCTCGGCATCGAGTCCTCCAAGCGCGCCGTCGAGGACGCCCGCCACAACCTCACCGCCTTCGACCGCGTCCGCATCGAACAGGGCAAGGTCGAGTCCGTCCTCCCGCGCACGGGCATCACGGAGGTCGACCTCATCGTCCTGGACCCGCCCCGCGCGGGCGCGGGCAAGTCCACGGTCAGCCACCTGGCGGGCCTGGGCGCGCGACGCATCGCCTACGTCGCCTGCGATCCGGCCGCGCTGGCCCGGGACTTGGGGTACTTCCGGGAGGGGGGGTATCGGGTGCGGATGCTTCGGGCGTTCGATCTGTTCCCTATGACGCATCATGTGGAGTGTGTGGCGATTTTGGAGCCTGCTGAGAAGGGCCTTTGA
- a CDS encoding ribbon-helix-helix protein, CopG family translates to MAMTLRLPEDIDAKLTERARREGRSKQELAIEAIRDAQHRAELKVDDVLAELMDSDAEILDYLK, encoded by the coding sequence ATGGCGATGACACTCCGACTCCCCGAAGACATTGACGCGAAGCTCACTGAGCGGGCTCGTCGGGAGGGTCGCAGCAAGCAGGAACTTGCCATCGAGGCCATCCGTGACGCCCAGCACCGGGCCGAGCTGAAGGTCGATGACGTCCTGGCCGAGCTGATGGACAGCGATGCGGAGATCCTGGACTACCTGAAGTGA
- a CDS encoding type II toxin-antitoxin system death-on-curing family toxin produces the protein MTQVRYIHIDEILAIARTVNDTEHSVRDMGLLVSAIERPRTNVFGAELYPTLHEKAAALLHSVARNHALIDGNKRTAWLAMRVFLRFNGVSASTAPPPVSVAGPFVEEVAQDNIDVPAIAKRLSAWFPVS, from the coding sequence GTGACCCAAGTGCGCTACATCCATATCGACGAGATCCTGGCCATCGCTCGCACGGTCAACGATACCGAGCACAGCGTGCGTGACATGGGACTTTTGGTGTCAGCGATCGAACGGCCCCGGACGAACGTGTTCGGGGCCGAGCTGTATCCCACGCTTCACGAGAAGGCGGCGGCACTGCTGCACTCCGTCGCTCGCAATCACGCGCTGATCGATGGCAACAAGCGCACCGCCTGGCTTGCCATGCGTGTCTTCCTGCGGTTCAACGGCGTCAGCGCCAGTACCGCCCCGCCACCCGTCTCCGTGGCTGGCCCGTTCGTCGAGGAAGTCGCGCAGGACAACATCGATGTACCGGCTATTGCCAAGCGCCTGTCGGCCTGGTTCCCCGTTTCCTGA